The following coding sequences lie in one Methanobrevibacter olleyae genomic window:
- a CDS encoding EhbH, translating into MSDKITSIRSLIMVLATIIFASSLFDALYGFKNLIQPGISLVYNAIGTQLAPNMVTLVVFDWRGFDTLGESLVLVTAVLVVLLIFGRGKILDKAINEDDLALDSVTNDSNMDDGDDE; encoded by the coding sequence ATGTCTGATAAAATTACCAGTATTAGATCTTTAATAATGGTTTTAGCAACTATTATTTTTGCATCAAGTTTATTTGATGCTTTATATGGATTTAAAAATTTAATACAACCAGGAATAAGCTTAGTCTATAATGCCATTGGAACTCAACTTGCTCCAAATATGGTTACTTTAGTAGTATTTGATTGGAGAGGATTCGATACATTAGGTGAATCTTTAGTGTTAGTTACTGCTGTACTTGTTGTATTACTTATATTTGGCAGGGGAAAAATCTTAGATAAGGCTATTAATGAGGATGATCTAGCTCTTGATAGTGTTACTAATGATTCTAATATGGATGATGGAGATGATGAATAA
- a CDS encoding MnhB domain-containing protein, translating to MTLPIAIIILALGIMTILGGHITPGGGFQGGAMIAGAIIFCVIIYGVDGTPLKLSHRFISTLESVGALTYVLLGLAGLALTGSFLYNVGGNLYGVVPQAIASIFSYPDITHAGIVPYLNIAVGLKVLVGLSAVVIAFSQFKN from the coding sequence ATGACTCTTCCAATAGCTATTATTATCCTTGCTTTAGGTATTATGACTATTTTAGGAGGGCATATAACTCCTGGTGGAGGTTTCCAAGGTGGAGCTATGATTGCCGGAGCAATTATATTTTGTGTAATAATTTATGGTGTAGATGGAACTCCATTAAAATTATCTCATAGATTCATTTCTACTTTAGAATCTGTTGGTGCTTTAACTTATGTTTTACTTGGTTTAGCTGGTTTAGCTTTAACTGGTTCTTTTTTATATAATGTAGGTGGAAATCTTTATGGTGTAGTTCCTCAAGCTATTGCATCAATATTCTCATATCCAGATATAACTCATGCAGGTATTGTTCCTTATTTAAATATAGCAGTTGGGCTAAAGGTTCTTGTAGGTTTAAGTGCAGTTGTAATTGCATTTTCACAATTTAAAAATTAG
- a CDS encoding NADH-quinone oxidoreductase subunit B family protein: protein MSLKTHSRSKAIHIMLVYTGGCNGCDIEIVNAVLSPKFDMEQYGVFLTWNPREADILVVTGPVTYDNRKPLEDIYNAIPNPKLVVAAGSCALMGGVYKNCHGDIPSEEIEGPVEKVIPVDAKVPGCAVRPQDVLAGVVAALPHLLNAD from the coding sequence ATGAGTCTTAAAACACATTCAAGATCAAAAGCCATTCACATTATGTTAGTTTATACTGGTGGATGTAATGGTTGTGATATTGAAATCGTAAATGCAGTTTTATCTCCTAAATTTGATATGGAACAATATGGTGTCTTTTTAACATGGAATCCTCGTGAAGCAGATATTTTAGTTGTTACAGGTCCAGTTACCTATGATAATAGAAAGCCATTAGAGGATATTTATAATGCCATTCCAAATCCAAAACTTGTTGTTGCAGCAGGTTCTTGCGCATTAATGGGTGGCGTTTATAAGAATTGTCATGGAGATATTCCTTCTGAAGAGATTGAAGGGCCTGTTGAAAAGGTTATTCCTGTTGATGCAAAGGTTCCAGGTTGTGCTGTAAGGCCTCAAGATGTTTTGGCAGGAGTTGTTGCAGCTTTACCACATTTGTTAAATGCTGATTAA
- a CDS encoding 4Fe-4S binding protein has translation MYLTTKKCDGQGDCIKNCPSEAIRFVDNKSFSCMCCGACFEACPNHAIFKNKYGGYVVDRAKCNGCGVCEFTCPIESIHLDNGIVKGICSRCGLCEDVCTRNARVDTDNLVLDKQKVLLNSLKMVATTVGYGAGVKKIENMKLPIKSDKTADRVCISTDYEKCVKCGRCAYYCPTRAIEVIIQDEGFCVGCKVCEDICPTGALKDGLYDRNHCTLCLACVENCINDALTVKDFRILRNKKDDSLYSNSEGTIVSCLNCGLCVETFNSSALIRKENALRYDPSLDEDSEENREKRLEAIYNCPVSTLSENEDNKLFGYCVSCGKCVEVCNEQNARTSETISWDGEIRDDCISCGICAELCPEDAISLKRGTINVDLDRCIMCETCGIHCPTDAIPKTTSVKYEISGGFNYIDENLCVKCGLCQSICPEDAIYTVDISSDEVNLGTKNKNLRFIVDDDKCNYCGACMNICPSKSFIFEREFNRVN, from the coding sequence ATGTATTTAACAACTAAAAAGTGTGATGGACAAGGAGATTGCATAAAAAATTGTCCTAGTGAAGCAATACGCTTTGTAGATAATAAATCTTTTAGCTGTATGTGTTGTGGTGCTTGCTTCGAAGCTTGTCCGAATCATGCTATATTTAAAAATAAATATGGAGGGTATGTTGTAGATAGGGCAAAATGTAATGGTTGTGGAGTTTGTGAATTTACTTGTCCTATAGAAAGCATTCATCTTGATAATGGAATTGTTAAAGGAATCTGTTCACGTTGTGGACTTTGTGAAGATGTTTGTACTAGAAATGCAAGAGTGGATACAGATAATTTAGTTCTAGACAAGCAAAAAGTTTTACTTAATTCTTTAAAAATGGTTGCTACTACAGTAGGATATGGTGCAGGAGTTAAAAAAATTGAAAATATGAAGCTTCCTATAAAATCTGATAAAACAGCAGATAGGGTTTGTATTAGTACTGACTATGAAAAATGTGTAAAATGTGGAAGATGTGCATATTACTGTCCTACTCGAGCAATAGAAGTTATAATTCAAGATGAAGGTTTTTGTGTTGGATGTAAAGTATGTGAAGACATTTGCCCAACTGGTGCTTTAAAAGATGGTCTCTACGATAGAAACCATTGTACTTTATGCTTAGCTTGTGTTGAAAACTGTATAAATGATGCATTAACTGTTAAAGACTTTAGAATTCTACGTAATAAGAAAGATGATTCATTATACTCAAATAGTGAAGGAACTATTGTAAGCTGTTTAAATTGTGGATTATGCGTTGAGACTTTTAATAGTTCTGCATTGATTAGAAAAGAAAATGCTTTAAGATATGATCCTTCATTAGATGAAGACAGTGAAGAAAATAGAGAAAAGCGTCTTGAAGCAATATATAACTGTCCAGTTTCGACTTTATCAGAAAATGAAGACAATAAATTGTTTGGATACTGTGTATCTTGTGGAAAATGTGTAGAAGTTTGTAATGAACAGAATGCAAGAACCTCTGAAACAATTTCTTGGGATGGGGAAATTCGTGACGATTGTATTTCATGTGGAATCTGTGCTGAGCTTTGTCCTGAAGATGCAATTAGTCTTAAAAGAGGTACAATCAATGTTGATTTAGATAGATGTATTATGTGTGAAACTTGTGGAATACACTGTCCAACTGATGCAATACCTAAAACAACTAGTGTTAAATATGAAATCTCCGGTGGATTTAATTACATTGATGAGAATTTATGTGTAAAATGTGGATTATGTCAAAGTATTTGTCCAGAGGATGCAATTTATACAGTTGATATTTCAAGTGATGAAGTAAATCTTGGAACAAAGAATAAAAATCTAAGGTTTATTGTCGATGATGATAAATGTAATTATTGTGGAGCTTGTATGAATATTTGTCCATCTAAATCATTTATTTTTGAAAGAGAGTTTAATAGGGTGAATTAG
- a CDS encoding energy-converting hydrogenase B subunit G EhbG: protein MALYHKFLDSIKGLKSNLSKDPTTMDNVSGALAAEFLVFVSLILAALFLRHLSVIASMIVVILVAILLFTNMPIAGKIKSEQSDSLEKMIFYVIITLGILIAVIYWGLKYV from the coding sequence ATGGCTTTATACCATAAATTCTTAGATTCTATTAAAGGTTTAAAATCAAATTTATCTAAAGATCCTACAACTATGGATAATGTTTCAGGAGCTTTAGCTGCTGAATTTTTAGTATTTGTATCTTTAATACTTGCAGCTTTATTCCTTAGACATCTTAGTGTAATTGCTTCTATGATTGTAGTTATTTTAGTAGCAATTTTATTATTTACAAATATGCCTATTGCAGGTAAAATAAAATCTGAACAATCAGATTCTCTAGAAAAAATGATATTTTATGTTATTATCACTCTTGGAATTTTAATTGCTGTGATTTATTGGGGGTTAAAATATGTCTGA
- a CDS encoding 4Fe-4S binding protein, with amino-acid sequence MKDVLKIMLNGAYTNFKRILFAHDRVTDMELRNAILTGTVEPDKKVDEEACIGCGGCANVCPTGAVTMKPLQNPIKLKEGWVKTEVPELDPLKCVVCYWCHDFCPIYSFFEEAGTIHPGNVGEIHIDTNELLSEPIKISQEKISFISQYLSDKSLLSDNIVADNDYIENVGLGLEKVSKIKDIQDNINEKYEKDTNRSSDINESSEGSSDIDVNSEGSSDKGGE; translated from the coding sequence ATGAAAGATGTATTAAAAATCATGCTTAATGGAGCTTATACAAATTTTAAAAGAATTCTCTTTGCTCATGATAGGGTAACTGATATGGAACTCCGTAATGCTATTCTTACAGGAACAGTTGAACCTGATAAAAAGGTGGATGAAGAAGCTTGTATTGGCTGTGGTGGTTGTGCTAATGTATGTCCTACTGGTGCAGTTACAATGAAACCTTTACAAAATCCTATAAAGCTTAAAGAAGGATGGGTAAAAACTGAAGTTCCAGAATTAGATCCTTTAAAATGTGTAGTCTGTTATTGGTGTCATGATTTCTGTCCAATTTATTCATTTTTTGAGGAAGCAGGAACCATTCACCCAGGTAATGTTGGTGAAATTCATATTGACACTAATGAATTATTAAGTGAGCCTATTAAAATATCTCAAGAAAAAATATCATTTATTTCTCAATACTTATCTGATAAATCTTTATTATCTGATAATATTGTAGCAGATAATGATTATATTGAAAATGTTGGTCTAGGTCTTGAGAAGGTATCTAAAATTAAAGATATACAGGATAATATTAATGAAAAGTATGAGAAAGATACTAATAGAAGTTCTGATATCAATGAGAGCTCTGAAGGAAGTTCGGATATTGATGTGAACTCTGAAGGAAGTTCTGATAAGGGAGGTGAATAA
- a CDS encoding hydrogenase large subunit: MEEKKAKKQEIIETEIQMGTVHPAALEPYRVRFFVEDEIIKDAEITIGVNHRGIERIMEGLPVEKANMLTEKVCGICSNSHTWNSVRTAEKGLGVEVPDRAVYIRVIVGELERLHSHLLYLGHGCETLAHETFSMRVFYIRETVMELLGMIGGNRVQYGCSIIGGVRPRCELDDNRIQRLLDGMDLVEKNVADFADRFIHDSIVSSRITGTGYIPQEQAIKLACSGPTLRATGVKRDLRTDMYEYNNFDYDIITQDTCDVKAQLLMRVYEIFEAIKIIRQAIKGLPEGKITDRSWEMIDTDLIESYIEVPRGTLYHSYAIEDGKVRHSIIRTPSMSNIGAMQYACIDNHITDGQLCIVQCDPCFTCSDRAIEVYDRNNKKLDKSILKSNIH; encoded by the coding sequence ATGGAAGAAAAGAAAGCTAAAAAGCAGGAAATCATAGAAACTGAAATTCAAATGGGTACAGTTCACCCTGCTGCTTTAGAACCTTATAGGGTTAGATTTTTCGTAGAAGATGAGATTATTAAAGATGCGGAAATCACAATTGGTGTTAACCACAGAGGTATTGAGCGTATTATGGAAGGTCTTCCAGTAGAAAAAGCTAATATGCTTACAGAAAAGGTTTGTGGTATCTGTTCAAATTCACATACATGGAATTCTGTAAGAACTGCTGAGAAAGGTCTTGGTGTTGAAGTTCCAGATAGAGCTGTTTACATTCGTGTAATTGTTGGTGAACTTGAAAGATTACACAGTCATTTATTATATTTAGGACATGGTTGTGAAACTTTAGCCCATGAAACATTCTCTATGAGGGTATTCTATATTAGAGAAACTGTTATGGAACTTTTAGGAATGATTGGTGGAAACCGTGTTCAATATGGTTGTTCTATTATTGGTGGTGTAAGACCGAGATGTGAATTAGATGATAATAGAATTCAGAGACTATTAGATGGTATGGATCTAGTTGAAAAGAATGTTGCAGATTTTGCAGATAGATTTATTCATGATTCAATAGTTTCATCAAGAATTACTGGTACTGGCTATATTCCACAAGAACAAGCTATTAAATTAGCATGTAGTGGTCCTACTTTACGTGCTACTGGTGTAAAAAGAGATTTAAGAACTGATATGTATGAATATAACAACTTTGATTATGATATAATTACTCAAGATACTTGTGATGTAAAAGCTCAACTTCTTATGAGGGTTTACGAAATATTTGAAGCAATTAAAATCATTCGTCAAGCTATTAAAGGTTTACCTGAAGGTAAAATCACTGATAGGTCTTGGGAAATGATTGATACAGATTTAATTGAAAGTTATATTGAAGTTCCTAGAGGAACCTTGTATCATTCTTATGCTATTGAAGATGGAAAAGTTCGCCATTCTATTATTAGAACTCCTTCAATGAGTAATATTGGAGCTATGCAATATGCATGTATTGATAATCATATTACTGATGGTCAATTATGTATTGTACAATGTGATCCATGCTTTACTTGTTCTGATAGAGCAATAGAAGTTTATGATAGAAATAATAAGAAGTTAGATAAATCAATTTTAAAATCTAACATTCATTAG